In the genome of Girardinichthys multiradiatus isolate DD_20200921_A chromosome 7, DD_fGirMul_XY1, whole genome shotgun sequence, one region contains:
- the LOC124871810 gene encoding uncharacterized protein LOC124871810, whose product MKTKKESPKENTSHERTRQTKKQKATRNIEIGWIHSDGKITKQVRAKQGGGTRTIQMATDAELKDILHEGKKLFFPDGVSPKGPETDFEFEVWDFKQNHLTDDTCLTIGNMYEAARLTMLHFYIATKPNVPEDDDSKTSEVIFVLESSSSEINPLQTWEVRSSSVDAHPGLEPSDDSEITFGPILNAEEDTEDTLIYEGFLVSLSPANPDDVITITVHHTNTLHDIITAFSDSDIMRKTQNVKRILPDNTEEAGSGSGILRDVLTCFWNEFYERCTLGTTVKVPFICHDFPAEKWKAVGRILLKGYQDCQYFPNKLAIPFLEQRS is encoded by the coding sequence atgaaaaccaaaaaggaAAGTCCAAAGGAAAACACCTCGCATGAAAGAACAAGACagacaaagaagcaaaaagcAACACGAAATATTGAGATAGGATGGATACATAGTGATGGAAAAATAACCAAACAGGTGAGAGCGAAACAGGGAGGTGGGACTAGAACAATTCAAATGGCCACTGATGCTGAATTAAAAGATATTCTTCATGAAGgaaagaaacttttttttcctgatgGCGTGTCTCCTAAAGGTCCTGAGACAGATTTTGAGTTTGAGGTTTGGGACTTTAAACAGAACCACCTTACTGATGACACCTGCCTGACGATTGGCAATATGTATGAAGCAGCGAGGCTGACAATGTTACACTTCTACATTGCAACAAAGCCAAACGTTCCTGAAGACGATGACAGCAAGACATCCGAAGTCATATTTGTCTTGGAAAGCAGTAGCAGTGAAATTAATCCATTGCAAACGTGGGAAGTCAGGAGTTCTTCTGTTGATGCCCACCCTGGTTTAGAACCTTCAGATGATTCAGAAATTACTTTTGGTCCCATTCTTAATGCTGAGGAAGATACAGAAGACACATTAATCTATGAGGGTTTTCTTGTATCCCTCAGTCCAGCTAATCCAGATGATGTAATAACAATCACTGTACATCATACTAACACTTTGCATGACATTATTACTGCTTTCTCTGATTCAGATAttatgagaaaaacacagaatgtGAAGCGCATACTTCCAGACAACACAGAAGAAGCAGGCAGTGGCTCAGGGATACTAAGAGATGTTCTCACCTGCTTCTGGAATGAATTCTATGAGCGATGCACCCTCGGTACAACAGTTAAAGTGCCCTTCATTTGCCATGattttcctgctgaaaaatggaaGGCAGTTGGacgaatacttttgaaaggttaCCAAGACTGTCAGTATTTTCCAAATAAACTTGCAATCCCTTTTCTTGAACAGCGATCTTAA